From the genome of Sphingobacterium kitahiroshimense, one region includes:
- a CDS encoding SusC/RagA family TonB-linked outer membrane protein: protein MRKLFTLLLLPAFCQFNVSVYAQSGKVITGKITAKSSNAVLSGVTIAVKGTSVATQSDANGEFKITADPNQVLIFRYIGYDGKEVVIGQQNNVQVNLEEQNTALDEIVVIGYGTAKKVDLTGSIGRVTSSDIVKQPALNAVQSVQGKISGVNIIANEAPGSAPTVIIRGLGTASGGRNPLYIVDGFPVENITNINSADIVSIDVLKDASSASIYGLRAANGVILVTTKKGKAGRAQITYDGYVGAKGILNRVKMADANEYVTHYNENLAVVEKNGSPLALNQKNNTNWYDELLQTGIVTNNVVSLSGGSDAVDYFFSYNNFTEKGITEGSQYVRNTIRNNNTYKFFDNKLKLSQTLNISFANDRNKPLSAFDAAYRQSPLVPVMYENGRYGRPIYNKTTGEATYILAAGQQGGRLNDVGNPVYENKMQQQYNKNLSIQGGLQAEYQITSDLKFTSRLGVTKYFSQNRGFNDIKDRYLNTDPLNTAAEFERLKAQNPNSLTYANNSLNIAKTETFRWVWENFVSYQKSFGKHNIDATLGNSREKVDIGNMSDLTGYDVPTQSQYWNIDLAKNKEKQIRQTSYTPTALISYFARAQYNYDSKYYLTATVRRDGSSKFKASGEYFDIFPSFGAGWTVSNESFMQGSGIDFLKVRANWGRLGNQNIPLNVSQILSSPGSDNYNYVFGPNQDLVFGAAYGSPARNLRWEVTEESGLGVDFTLLNNRLSGNVDYYNKTNTNAILEVKPLLNSPFSQKYFDHGGKVSNQGVEIGLNWTDQINENLSYSIGGNYSYNKNTLKDVKPAYDGTEGGSLNNGQLTKQLKANQPIYAWYMYEAVGVWQNEAEIADGAATTGAKPGYLKYKDQNEDGVIDAKDKTFHGSYLPSSTFGLNLSVNYKKWDFTAQGYGVAGNKIYNGLKGTRVNGGENVTKETFDNRWTGAGTSNTHPGAAHDALASSYYLESGAYFRINNLTLGYTIPKLYNSTSKIRMYVTAQNPFIFTKYTGFSPEITGANSGVPSETAGIELSAYPTTRNFIFGVNVSF from the coding sequence ATGAGGAAGTTATTTACATTACTATTACTCCCAGCATTTTGCCAATTCAATGTGTCAGTTTATGCACAGAGTGGAAAAGTGATTACTGGAAAAATTACAGCTAAATCTTCAAACGCTGTACTTTCAGGAGTAACCATTGCGGTTAAAGGAACTAGCGTTGCTACGCAATCTGACGCGAATGGAGAATTTAAAATTACAGCAGACCCTAATCAGGTTTTAATTTTCCGCTATATCGGTTATGATGGAAAAGAAGTTGTAATTGGTCAACAGAACAATGTACAAGTCAATCTAGAAGAACAAAATACGGCTTTAGATGAAATCGTGGTTATTGGTTATGGTACAGCTAAGAAAGTCGATCTAACTGGTTCTATAGGCCGTGTTACTTCAAGTGACATTGTAAAACAACCGGCATTGAATGCTGTTCAATCTGTACAGGGCAAGATATCTGGTGTTAACATCATTGCTAATGAAGCTCCGGGTTCTGCTCCAACAGTGATTATCCGCGGTCTAGGAACAGCTTCAGGTGGTCGTAATCCATTGTATATTGTTGATGGATTTCCAGTCGAAAATATCACCAATATCAACTCAGCAGATATCGTTTCTATCGATGTCCTAAAAGATGCTTCATCGGCTTCTATTTATGGTCTGCGTGCCGCAAATGGTGTGATCTTAGTGACAACTAAAAAGGGGAAAGCAGGACGTGCTCAGATTACGTATGATGGTTATGTAGGTGCCAAAGGCATTCTAAACCGTGTTAAAATGGCTGATGCGAATGAATATGTGACCCATTACAATGAAAACTTAGCAGTAGTTGAAAAAAATGGATCTCCTTTAGCATTAAATCAAAAAAACAATACCAATTGGTACGACGAACTTTTACAGACTGGTATAGTGACCAATAACGTCGTTAGCTTATCTGGAGGTTCAGATGCAGTAGATTATTTCTTTAGTTATAACAACTTTACGGAAAAAGGAATTACGGAAGGCTCTCAATATGTACGTAACACGATCCGTAATAATAATACCTACAAATTCTTTGATAATAAATTAAAACTTAGTCAGACTTTAAACATCTCTTTTGCTAACGACCGTAATAAACCGCTAAGTGCTTTTGATGCGGCCTACCGTCAGTCACCCTTAGTTCCTGTTATGTATGAAAACGGACGCTACGGAAGACCTATATACAATAAAACAACCGGAGAGGCTACATATATTCTGGCTGCAGGTCAGCAGGGAGGAAGGTTAAATGATGTGGGCAATCCTGTTTACGAGAACAAAATGCAACAGCAGTATAACAAGAATCTGAGCATCCAAGGTGGACTTCAAGCAGAATACCAGATCACCAGCGACTTAAAATTCACCTCTCGCTTGGGCGTAACAAAATACTTTTCACAAAATAGAGGTTTTAATGATATCAAGGATCGCTACTTAAATACAGATCCTCTCAATACTGCTGCAGAATTTGAAAGATTAAAAGCACAAAACCCGAATTCATTGACCTATGCAAATAATAGCTTAAATATTGCTAAAACAGAAACATTCAGATGGGTATGGGAAAATTTTGTTTCTTACCAAAAAAGTTTCGGTAAGCATAATATAGATGCAACATTAGGAAATTCAAGAGAGAAAGTCGATATCGGAAATATGTCTGATTTGACCGGATATGATGTTCCTACTCAATCACAATACTGGAATATTGACTTAGCAAAAAACAAAGAGAAGCAAATTAGACAAACTTCTTACACACCTACTGCATTAATTTCTTATTTTGCTCGTGCACAGTATAATTACGACTCAAAATACTATTTAACTGCTACTGTACGTCGTGATGGATCTAGTAAATTTAAAGCATCTGGCGAATATTTTGACATCTTTCCTTCCTTTGGAGCGGGTTGGACCGTATCCAATGAGAGCTTTATGCAAGGCTCAGGCATCGATTTCTTAAAAGTAAGGGCAAACTGGGGTAGACTAGGTAACCAAAACATCCCTTTGAACGTTTCTCAGATATTATCATCGCCAGGATCCGATAATTACAATTATGTCTTTGGCCCGAACCAAGATCTTGTTTTTGGAGCAGCATATGGAAGTCCAGCGAGAAATTTAAGATGGGAAGTAACTGAAGAATCAGGATTAGGAGTTGATTTCACCTTATTAAATAACCGTTTAAGTGGTAATGTGGATTATTATAATAAGACCAACACTAATGCTATTTTAGAAGTAAAACCTTTATTGAATTCGCCATTTTCTCAAAAATATTTTGATCATGGCGGAAAAGTATCAAATCAAGGGGTGGAGATTGGTTTAAATTGGACCGATCAAATTAATGAAAACCTATCCTATAGTATTGGTGGTAACTATTCTTACAACAAAAATACTTTAAAGGATGTTAAACCTGCCTATGATGGTACTGAGGGAGGAAGTTTAAATAATGGTCAGCTTACAAAACAGTTAAAAGCTAATCAACCTATTTATGCTTGGTACATGTACGAAGCAGTTGGGGTGTGGCAAAACGAAGCTGAAATTGCAGATGGCGCTGCAACAACCGGAGCAAAACCTGGGTACCTAAAATACAAAGATCAAAATGAAGATGGTGTTATCGACGCAAAAGATAAAACATTCCACGGATCATATCTTCCTTCTTCGACATTTGGTTTAAATCTAAGTGTCAACTATAAAAAATGGGATTTCACAGCTCAAGGTTATGGGGTTGCAGGAAATAAAATTTACAATGGTCTAAAAGGTACCCGTGTTAATGGTGGTGAGAACGTAACTAAAGAAACTTTTGATAACCGCTGGACTGGCGCAGGAACGTCTAATACACATCCTGGAGCAGCTCATGATGCCTTAGCTTCCAGTTACTATTTAGAGTCAGGAGCCTATTTTAGAATCAATAACTTAACATTAGGTTATACCATTCCAAAATTATACAATTCAACTTCTAAAATTAGAATGTACGTAACAGCACAGAACCCTTTTATTTTCACAAAATATACAGGTTTCTCTCCTGAAATAACAGGTGCAAATTCTGGTGTTCCTTCGGAAACTGCGGGAATTGAGCTTTCGGCTTATCCAACAACACGTAATTTTATTTTCGGAGTCAATGTTTCATTCTAA
- a CDS encoding RagB/SusD family nutrient uptake outer membrane protein, which produces MKFNKLHIALILTAGLSMSACKDSAFLDVPSQEIVEEADKEQAFTPEGYVNAIYGMFTDWNYSFSYVAITDMLSDNADKGSSPTDPGGDKQEIDRLEYTSSSGSFGALWSHWYKSIGRATQSIEVTQSSTIEDATYKNRLIGEAKFLRALNYFYLVRGWGDVPIQEQDLIIRAPKAEVYAYIIKDLREAIDALPLKSAYESKDLGRATKGAAQALLSKVYLYNQNWNEAYTLAKEVINSGQYGLESKYEVLWRASSENGTESIFEFQARGEAIAHGVQQYSEVQGARGVTGWGWGFNTPSENLLNAFNAEKDNIRRDATIIFRGETLWDGRVVGTGVENPMYNEKAYSSANAGAADGDKNVRYLRLGEVYLILAEAANEMGNTGEATAALNTIRTRVKLPNTTAINQADLRKAIWKERRLELAFEHDRWFDLVRTKQASEAMKADGKTFTDKNYLFPIPYEQLTQTPDMVQNPGF; this is translated from the coding sequence ATGAAATTTAACAAATTACATATAGCCTTAATTTTAACAGCAGGTTTGAGCATGTCTGCCTGTAAAGATTCAGCATTTTTAGATGTTCCTTCTCAAGAAATTGTAGAAGAAGCTGATAAGGAACAAGCGTTCACACCGGAGGGTTATGTGAATGCAATCTACGGTATGTTTACAGACTGGAATTACTCCTTTTCTTATGTTGCGATTACGGATATGCTTTCTGATAATGCCGACAAAGGCTCTTCTCCAACCGATCCAGGAGGTGACAAACAAGAAATCGACAGATTAGAGTATACAAGTTCATCCGGTTCCTTTGGAGCATTATGGTCACATTGGTATAAATCAATCGGACGTGCCACGCAATCTATTGAAGTGACTCAATCATCAACGATAGAAGATGCAACTTATAAAAATAGATTAATCGGTGAAGCTAAGTTTTTACGCGCCTTAAATTATTTTTATTTAGTGCGTGGCTGGGGTGATGTCCCTATCCAAGAGCAGGATTTAATAATTCGTGCGCCTAAAGCTGAAGTTTATGCTTATATCATTAAAGATCTAAGAGAGGCTATAGACGCTTTGCCTTTAAAATCTGCTTATGAATCTAAAGATCTGGGTCGTGCTACCAAAGGCGCCGCGCAAGCTTTATTATCAAAAGTATATTTATACAATCAAAATTGGAATGAGGCCTACACGTTAGCGAAAGAAGTGATTAACTCCGGTCAATATGGTTTGGAATCGAAGTACGAAGTTCTTTGGCGCGCAAGTTCTGAGAATGGTACCGAGTCGATCTTTGAATTCCAGGCGCGTGGAGAAGCGATTGCACATGGTGTTCAACAATATTCTGAAGTACAGGGTGCACGTGGTGTTACCGGCTGGGGCTGGGGATTCAACACACCATCTGAGAATTTGTTAAACGCATTTAATGCGGAAAAAGATAATATCCGTCGCGACGCGACCATTATCTTCCGTGGAGAAACTTTGTGGGATGGCCGTGTTGTTGGAACAGGAGTTGAAAATCCAATGTACAATGAGAAAGCATACTCATCGGCAAATGCAGGTGCGGCTGATGGGGATAAAAATGTACGCTATTTACGTTTAGGCGAGGTATATTTGATCTTAGCAGAAGCAGCTAATGAAATGGGCAACACCGGAGAAGCGACAGCTGCTCTTAATACCATTCGTACTCGGGTTAAATTGCCTAATACCACAGCGATCAATCAAGCGGACTTACGCAAAGCAATCTGGAAGGAACGCCGTCTAGAATTAGCTTTTGAGCACGATCGTTGGTTTGATCTAGTTCGTACGAAACAAGCCTCTGAAGCTATGAAAGCGGATGGAAAAACATTCACCGACAAAAACTATTTGTTCCCAATTCCATATGAACAATTAACACAAACACCAGATATGGTGCAAAATCCTGGTTTTTAA
- a CDS encoding glucoamylase family protein, with product MKLKFNPKLILGLILIGTSITACKTPQTLQKTSISDDSLMTLVQKQTFNYFWEGAEPNSGMARERIHIDGQYPLNDFNVVTVGGSGFGIMATIVAAERGFISAEEATKRFDRIVDFLAKADRYHGAWSHWIDGPTGKSKVFGNQDDAADIVETAFMAQALICLREYYQNGNDQQKQVAEKADALWKGIDWNFFRNGKDVLYWHWSPTHGWGMNHAIQGYDECLISYVLGASSPTHPIPASTYHKGWARSGAIVSSAEKFGIPLVLKHNAPENAVGPLFWSHYSYLGLNPKGLQDEYADYWKVNVNHTKINIEYAKQNPHQFKGYGENSWGLTASYSVKGYDAHHPDNDKGVISPTAALSSIPYAPKESLQAMRYFYEQKGAELFGKYGFYDAFSETENWYPQRYLAIDQGPIVVMIENYRTGLIWNLFMQAPEVKAGLKNLGFKGPNL from the coding sequence ATGAAATTAAAATTTAATCCCAAGCTTATCTTAGGCTTAATCTTAATTGGTACAAGCATTACTGCGTGTAAAACACCTCAGACCTTGCAAAAGACCAGTATTTCTGATGATTCTTTAATGACTTTGGTACAGAAGCAAACCTTCAACTATTTCTGGGAAGGTGCAGAACCTAATTCGGGAATGGCAAGGGAAAGAATCCATATCGATGGTCAATATCCGTTGAATGATTTTAATGTTGTCACTGTCGGCGGATCCGGATTTGGTATAATGGCTACAATCGTAGCTGCCGAACGTGGTTTTATCTCTGCTGAAGAAGCGACTAAAAGGTTTGATCGCATTGTCGATTTTCTGGCAAAAGCCGATCGTTACCATGGCGCATGGTCACACTGGATCGATGGTCCTACTGGAAAATCGAAGGTTTTTGGAAATCAGGATGATGCTGCCGATATCGTAGAAACTGCTTTTATGGCCCAGGCCTTAATCTGTCTACGTGAGTATTACCAAAATGGAAACGACCAACAAAAACAAGTCGCTGAAAAAGCAGACGCACTTTGGAAAGGTATTGATTGGAATTTCTTTCGCAATGGCAAAGATGTTCTGTACTGGCACTGGAGTCCAACACATGGTTGGGGTATGAATCATGCGATACAGGGTTATGATGAATGCTTGATCAGCTATGTGCTGGGCGCGAGCTCACCGACACATCCAATCCCTGCCTCCACTTATCATAAAGGTTGGGCAAGAAGTGGTGCAATCGTATCCAGTGCTGAGAAGTTTGGAATTCCACTGGTGCTAAAACACAATGCACCTGAAAATGCTGTCGGTCCACTATTCTGGTCTCATTACTCCTACTTAGGTTTAAATCCGAAGGGCTTACAAGATGAATATGCTGATTACTGGAAAGTGAACGTTAATCACACTAAAATTAACATTGAATACGCTAAACAAAATCCTCATCAATTTAAAGGATATGGCGAAAACTCATGGGGATTGACCGCGAGCTATTCTGTAAAGGGATACGATGCTCACCATCCTGATAATGATAAAGGTGTTATTTCTCCTACAGCAGCGCTATCATCAATTCCATATGCTCCTAAAGAGAGTTTGCAAGCGATGCGCTATTTTTATGAACAAAAAGGTGCAGAGCTTTTTGGTAAATATGGATTTTATGATGCTTTTTCAGAAACAGAAAACTGGTATCCACAGCGTTATCTAGCAATTGACCAGGGACCTATTGTTGTCATGATTGAAAATTACAGAACTGGATTGATCTGGAATTTATTTATGCAGGCTCCCGAAGTTAAAGCAGGATTGAAGAACTTAGGTTTTAAAGGTCCGAATCTATAA